The nucleotide window CACCTCCCGAACTAACTCAAACTATCATCCACCCACAACCCGAGCACTTTTAGTCAATTCAACAACTTATGCACACATGAGGATAATTGAACATCTTGCTAGCACAGCTTAAGTAAGTTCACATCAGTCTCCTATTATCATGACCACCTTAAATTCATTCTACAAATATAATGCACTCACAGTTCTATCAGAAAATCTTGGGACTTATAATGGATTAGAAGGGAGAAATTCTACaacaaacacaataaaaaaaatgtcaagcTAATCAACATACTTGAATTTTACTCCATTCAGGAACTCATCGAAGGAAACTGATGGACCATAATTATTCACTAGTTACATCCTCCAtgtaaaaactaaaaagaacaagTTGTTTAAGCCGTATCCCATATGACCTACTCTGCGAGTTTAAACTCCAGGAGAAAATCCTTTCCTCCTACTCTCACTACCTAAACCAATTTAATCCCTTGTCTATAGGTCAGGTCTCAATAACACCACAGCATCAGCAGTCCTCACAAAaccatttaaaattaaaacaaacacAAGGACTAATTAGATCAAAGGCGTCTACAGATCAGTTCAGACATGTGAACAATGAATCAACTATTCAAAGCTCAGATCCACGCTATGGATAAGAAgctgataataaaaaaaagagaaaaaacaaactCCGTAGAAAAGTagcaaaaattcatcaaaatcaaaacacCATGATCTTATAGTCAAAGAGATCTATAGCAACCAAAATTACTCATATGTGAAGGTAACCATAAACCGCGCCACAAATACACCTGACATGTAAATCTCATACACATAGAACACAGATCTATAATTCTATAATTAACAATAAGCGATGAATAAACCCTAAGAACAAAAAACACCATAGAAAATCAGAAACCATAAATTCGCGTATACAAACAGGAAAAATATTCACCTTGTTTGTGACCAGCTCCTTTATCGACTGTGTGACATTGAGCGCACTTGGTCTTGAAGATCTTTTCTCCAGCTTTTGGATTACCTGGTGGTGCTTCCCCGAAAGATGCCATTTCTCCGACTTTCTACACACGCagttgagagagagagagggggttTCGCCGTGAGAAATAAAATAGggaaattcttcttcaaatgtgAGGGCTTGATATTAGGGTTCAATAAATACTCTTATAGCTtttcgggttagcgaaaatgaaAAGTGGAACGTGTCTCGAGGGCCGCGGCACGCGTAGACTgttttaaaatgacaaaaacgCCCCTAGCTTGTGTTTATTGACTTCCTTGAATTGTCAAAAAAGTTTAATTGTAAGGACACGTTTGGacaaaacttttatttttgcttttcttcaaagtattttttttccttcttcatttcaAGTGAAAATAATTGCCTTTTtccaaatataataaatatagtttttcttaaaatatatgtCCAAAAAGGGACAAACACTTGcaaaagaacattttttttatacaagTTTCTCTTCTACTTACTTCACATatgttttttaataaataatttagagGTACTTTTTTGTGAAAGCTTTATGCGATAGAATTACACATTGTCATGTCAATGAATAAGActgaataaatttaaaatcatataaataataaagagTGAAAAAATATGATAGCCAAGATTAAGattgttttaaatttcaagTATCCATTTCCTTaaattcaaactaaaaaaaGTAATGTTCAAAATTGACGTTTAGAATATGTTGAGGATTTGAGGTTATATTGCACttcaaatgtataaaaatcaTCAGTCTCATcattttgaagttattttttattacgtctattgaaatattttattaacttaaaaataaatttgataaacttcaaataaaaagTTGATATGTTGTTCATATTGGCTTCTTCTACTACTATCACTACTACAAAACTCtagtttaaaattaattaaaagaaattctAGAACAATAATTGTTACGtcatatatcaatatatatattttgaatgaCTCTCTTTCTTTTACGCAAAATTTTATGTTATCTTATTAGTTAAACGTTACAACATTGAGCTTTAACTCAACCTGTTCAATAACTTTTTGTAGAACTAGTGCCAGTACCAACGGAACTACGGACGATCTGTCAACTGATGTATGGCCTATAGGTGGAACCGTGGGTGGcaagttcaaaaaaatttctaaaaggAAAAGTACTAGTACTTTTATACGGTTCACCAGGACGGTCCGTCATTCAATATATGTGCTTCTAGTAAGTGCTTGCTTATGTATCATCAAAAGAATTGTACATAATAAGGTTTATGGTcagaattattttattaaatactctctccgtttcaaaaagattgaTCTGGTTGGACttggcacaaagtttaagaaattaaagaagacttttgaatcttgtggtcctaaattaaagttatgtcaaatgtacaaaattgcccttaatcttgtggtcttaaacatgccacgtggaaagcaaaaagtaaaatgttaccaaaaaaggaaagatgtcatttttttgaaactgactaaaaaggaaaggagatcattctttgtgaaacagAGGGAGTGGGAGTATAATGGATCTAGAATTGTTAAGCTATGTATGTCGGCTAGCCAGCCATATTTCTTCACAACGAAGCAGTGACCAGCAActtgttaatatatttaattcttTTGAGTTGtcaaatgaatttttttgttttaactaTTTAGAAGAGATATGGTCAGCAGTTTACATTAGTttcttaattactcatcattcACCATATTTATTTGAACATTATTTATGGTGGAACTAATGTCACGCTCAAGTTAAAAAAGGAGATAACGAATGATAAACCGTAGTACATGtagttaaaagaaaatattaaatacataCGACTTTATGAAAACAATGTTAGTTGATATAACTCTTTGCAAAATATAGTAAAAACATACGAACCAAATTTTATGATTAAtatatagattttatttttataggtcATGCATTAATATTCTTGTATTTGGTTTTCCTTTTTTACGGGGCAGCTCAACATACTTggaggcctaaagcgaaatttcaattaAAGGCCTAAAATCTTTTAGCTGAGgcaattattatataaatttttaacattattctataagtaataagttgacaaaacTGCttataaaccttttttttttgtttaaaaacacatgaaataagtcAATCTAAACATGTTTGTAATTCACTTTATCCAAAACATGATTTTTACTattgattcaatttttgatAGAACTCTAACTTACACATAGTATAAAAGGGGTCTAGAAAACTACAACGCGCGAGTTAGTGAAGAGAATGTAAGAAGACAAAacaaattttttcttgatttcttctatttaattGAGGTTaaggagaataaaataatatatattttttaaagaaagatacatttgttttagataattaattttttctataaaaacaaTTAACACATAGTTTATCGTGATAAAAATTAGAGGCCTcctaaaattgggggcctaaggcataCGCCTAATTTTTATAAGCATTGAGCCGGCACTGCAGTTTTTTATAAAACTTAACAAGAGTGATAATTATTTACGTATAACACTTGACAGTGTGCTACTGCCATGCATCTTGTTtacaaattaactttttttttttttttcataaacccCTTTATGCCTTATTATATGCTGCAAAACAAGAGTTCACACTAAGGCCCGTTTGGGcgtaattatttttgaaaactcaAAACAGCATTAATGTTATATTGAATTGATTTATATAGTTTTGACCAGTATTAACCGCAGACCCAAAATAACTTTAACTTCCAAGTGCcattttttgggttaaatatCACATTATTTAGTTCGAAAGAAAAGGAATGGAGGCAATTATCTTCCCAATTTCTCTCCCCATCTTTTTTACTGAACCTCTTCAAAAACACCAGCAGTACCATATGAAAACACTCGTCTTCTCCTtccactattttttttctaataatttctTGTCAAATATACTACCAAACATTTAAtctgaaaaaaataacttagaatCAAGTACATATGTGGGGATTTAGCATAGATCACAACATCGATTTAACGAGTAATCAGGAAACCTTGATAACTACCTGGAAAAGAAGTACTAGATGCAGAAAGCCACACAAAGGGGGTCCGGGAGCAAAATTTGGTTCGTATAATAGCCATTCTCCAAAGGTGTATATGCAAGCTACAAACTATTGGTTGACATTCAGCAACTAGGAAGAACACACAAACGAAAGAACACTTTATACAAGCACCATTTCGTTAGATTTCATCTCTCAAATCTTGTTTGCAAGTCCTAGTTATTAATCAAAAATGTACCAAACATCAAAATCACTCGGATATAATGAACACAAACAatttaaaacccaaaaaagtgACCCTTCAGTTATCCACCACCGTGAAAGTAATAAGAGAATACAGGAAAGATACAGCCCAAGAAAACTACAAGGGACCTTGAGCTTGTGAGGGTGGAGGATGCATAGGCCAGCCAAGAAGTTGAGGTGAACCGGGAGGTGTTGAGTGCTGACTAGGAGAGAATACACTTAGTTCCACAAAAGCCACCCCTGAGGTTGCATCCTTGTCCGTTGTTCGAAAGGAGATGGATCCTCTCTTGGTTGAGGCAGCTGAATTTCTCCCAGGACTGCTCACCATACTTCCTCCAAGGGTACTTTGGTTAGCAATTAGAGAAACGGTATCATTTTGTTCATCACTTAACCTTCTCCTAGCCTCTATATCCCTCTCTGAGCTCTTCTTCAATGCTAAACAATCTCGCATGGGCATGACAATGAGCATGAACATGCCCATCCCAAtacaaaaaaagaaggaaacaaaACCCACAAATGCAAGAGCTTGAAAAGGTAAATGTTCTGGCAGTGTTCTAACAGTTAAACCGAGTAATAGAACCCTTATAGGAAAGAAAGCTGAAACTGATAACACTAGCATGTATACTCTCTTTTGCAGACTCCTATTGATAACCAAATGCAGGATTCTTCCACCAAGCCAGAACAAATATGAAGTTAGCATGATGGCAAAAAGACCAAGGCAGAAAGTACTCAACAAAGGGTAAGTGCACAGGGCAACATCATTTTCAAATTGCTTGACTGGACTAGTGAAATAATCTGGCAAGTGTTTCAAGCTATTCTTCTTAAGTTGTGGTCCAGCCAAAATAAGCACGAGCTGTAGAATAAAAACTGGGACGCAAAAAAGAAGTATGTATCCAACTGTTTTGCCATTCCATTTCTGGCTTAAAGTTCCCGACTTCTGTAAGGATGCGCGAAGGAGAAACACAACGGTTAGGTACAGGCAAGGTTCTGCAAAACCTAAGCTCGAAACAATGTAACACTTGCAAACAGTTTCCTGCCATCTGAAACCAAAAGCATTCAACAATCTTCCTTCCCCTCTAATCAAGTTAAGCCGAACAACCTCTCCAAATCCCCACCAAATTGCAAACAATATAAATACAATCCGGATAATCCAAGGACCATGAAAATAACCAAGCTGATTGTAACCTTGCCCGCGAATCTTCGTATGAAAGTATATCAAGTACAGTATACAAGACAAGCCAGCAAGTACCAAAATTGAAACAAGTATAATAGTAATTACACCTAGTGCATCAACAGCAAATCTCGAATAGGGCATTACCCAAACCACAAATTGCACGCATGCTCTCTGACAGCATGGAGACCTGAAACCCCTCTACCACCTGAAACCCTCACTCCTCCCTCCTCCACCACCTCGAAATCACAGATTTAACTCCTCTCAACCTCAAAACTACCATATATCAACAGTCTCGAGATCTGATCACCAACCACCCCGCACACCAAAAACACCAATTCCACCCTCCTTttttcaaacttcttcaacAATGAACTCTATCTATGTTCAACGTGATTTCCCTAAAAACAAAACCGTACACAAAATGATCACAGTCTAGACATATATAAAGTAGAAACAGTGCATTTATCTCTAAACAAACCCAAAAGCAAAAACAGTACGGATACATGCAAAAATTAGATCAAACGAAAGCTTACCAGACGGAGAATCTTGATCTGAAAAGCGCAAATTCTGAATCTTCTTGTATCCAGTGAGAATcgggagaagaagaaaaaaaccctaagtacagaagaaaaaaaaaagaagagagagagagagacgaTTGATGGAAGAGAAGAGTGAGGGAAAATGGGGGAGAAGATAGAAGGGGGTGTGGGGGTAGTGTGGTAGGAGAGCTTTGTTGGAAACAGGCTGTCGCCAGCGAATAAACCAAACCCAGAATTGGAAATTATAATTGAGATTTATAatgtttaaatgtgaaatatacaaaaatataatgaaaaaatgaaatactaaaaataacaGGCTGTATACAGCTGGATGTTCCGAACCTATAGCTTTTTTTTGTAATACGTCCGAGTCTAGTTGTCAAACCTGACCCTGGCGGCGTTTACGGTGAATGTTCtaactttgatttttttctcttccttcttattttctgttaaaaaaaatagaataatcaATAGTAATATGTTTTTGAAGATTATTTGTTTGacgttaattttaaaaatccatctttaaatatttatttgatcataaaatttaatttatttggaaaatctaatcttttaatatttttaaaacggTGTTGGTCATAATTGTTAAACTCCGAAACACATTTgacaataaaattcaaaatttgacaataaaactcaaaatttgaagaatacCAAAAAGTCATGTACTCTAgaaattcaaaaacaatttcaatttatattcatGGCCAACCACAACTTTAACTTTTAAATACcatcattttgaaaataaaaactatttttttctaatatttttctacatttcaacttcaaaatctatgaGAATGAAAGACATTGTACAAATATTTTTGGTCGTagagtttgaaaaatattataaattaagtcTACTCATAAAATAGTTtgaagtatttatttatttttaatgttaatctacaacatgataaaataatgaGTGAATTAAATTGTACTGGTGGTGTAAACAATAGTTGCACTATCACTTTGTATAACTTTAGATAAATACGCTTATagcaaaatgattttttttttgctcattTAGAGTAGTAAAACGACATTAATTAATGTGTtgatttaacaaaaaatatgataGAATTAGTTGAGATACTTTAAAAATGTAGGTTGCGAATATTTCCCTTGATTTGAAAGTATGCTCCAATAGTGGCCAATCATtggcattttattttattttttatatattctttttatatttgacAAATTTTGGAAGGTTAATCGTGCACGTATTGtgattcaaattttgatacgTAATATATCTATGCTCGATTCTTTTTACTTGAATAACAAGTTATCAGTTCATTTTCTAATCGAATAAAAGTGTTCTTGTTACAGTAAGGCATGAACCATGTTGTATGACCTCCCAATTGAACAACGTTTTTTCTGTTATATCGAACATAAATCATGACGTGCGTTCAACTCACATGTAGCACGTGAACAAATCATGAACGGAATATGTTACTTTCTTACTTAGGAGGAACAAGTGATAATTGgagattaataatttttttatgacaatTTATGTCGTATCAAACACATATTAGAAAAGCAAATATTGAAATTGatataatctttttaaaaaaaaaacttattaatCAAAGAAGATTTCTTAAAATATGCTCTATTTTTTAAACACCTAATTCCCCAAAGTAACTTTAAATTTGTTTCTATTAtttcaaagggaaaaaaaacaaaaatagaaaataatgtaaaatgCCATATGAATACCTTTTTGGAATATTTCTGAGTCTTCCAAAACACTACAAAAGGAGTGATGCTATTCGACTTTGTATGGGGATTTTAGATTGGAAAATGAATTGGTGGCTTGCTTATATGAACTTATATAATCCTTTTTTATGAGCTAATTGTTGAAATTAAGTTAGTCGATAtgtcatatttttatatagtaTCAGGGCCAAGTCCATTTCTGTTTGGACTCTTAGTACACGCTAAAGTTGGACGGCTTGAGCACGAAGGGGTATTAAAATTGGTTTTGAAAATTGATTGAAGGTCTACTTATATGGACTTGATAATCTTTTTCTCATGAGTTAGCTTTTGCAGTTGAGTTAGATCCATGTGTCATAAGTataattcttctttttcatgCAACAATATTTGGCAAAAGACATATCGGctaatccaaatcagattaaTTCCTAAtccatttcattttcttttgacaCTATCAGCAAAGATAATTTAGCTTGTGGAGGAACATAGTTTTGGTTAGTTAGAAATCCAAGACTGAATAAATccaatattaaaatttgatgagttaaatttttttaccttCCAAGACTAAATTCATTGcattttgatattatatatggGTCTAAAATTTCCTGTGTATTGATATTATATATCTTATCCTATGTGTGAAAAATGATGTGTTAAGCTTTGACACATTGaactttaaaatttgaataggAATATTctgttttaagccatgaaagtTTCTATGTAGACATGTGATATCACCATAGAGACCTACAACACTTGTATATGTCCCAATTTTGGCATCTCATAATTGCTTTTATATCAAGGCTTAATTTCACCTGATACAATTCACCTCCTACCAATAACAATATCCAGTGCCCATCAACAACAAGTATCATGTAACTCTGTCCATCAAGATTAGGACAAATGGGAAAAACCACCTAGTATTTTTTGTCTCAACGAAATTAAACATGAGACCTCTTGATTCTCAACCACTTCGTTAACGACTAGGTCACACCATTGGATGCTAGAACTGGTGTTAATTATCAGTGGTGCACTTctaaaatagaaacaaatttGGAACTCTCAAACCTCCATTTGTGTTGCAACAAGAAGAGTAACTActcacattttttattttgaaaggaatagaaatagtgtttgatttaaatAACAGCAAGAGTCCATTTAAAGATCACATTAGCCATCCTACAGAAACTCTATTTTTGTGCAGCAAATTCATGGCAAATATTCATCCAACTGGCCAACAACACAAGCTTAAGAGTTTAGTATGCACTCCAGGCTCCAAGTtgcccccccccaaaaaaaaacttGGCTTACAGCTTGTATGAGAACAATGCTTTGTCTAAAAATATCCAAACAAGGTCTATGTTTGTGCTGGATCACCTTGCACGCACCTTGACTAATACTAAAAGGCTAGCTACCTCCCACCAGGAACATTCTATCAGTTCACACAATTATTTCAGTATTTTGATGTTTGACATTTTCCAGGCACCAAAATTGAATGGTCTGATAAGTTGCTCCTGTAATTTATCAATTCTTGTGTCTATACATCTTATTTCACTTTAACTAACTTAAATAATGGAGATCGACGAAAACATCAGAATAGACGAATGACAATTCTATTCACCAATCTTTCTCTGATAAATCCCAGTCGTTAAGCTTTCCTTCGTGTGTTGAAATATTGCACAACAATGTCTTGTCAACATAACTATTATCAGATTCAAGATTGCATGTCAGCAGTTTCTTTCCTGTAAGCGTGGAGCCTCTCTTTCAACTTCTTGCTCTGTTCAAAATTTGCTTTCCTCTTTATAGCTTTCTGCAGAAGGACATCATATGTTTTAATGGCTCATACATGAGGAACACTGAAGATATGTTTTCAAAGACATATAATTTCCGAATAGGTAAAGCAAGAAACCTTACTTCCTGCCTAAAGCACCGGTCAAGCTTTACTTTCAGTTCTGTGCATTGCCCAAGGAATTTCCCTAGTGGGTGGTCTGTATGGCATTTCTGAAACTCTTCAATTATCTGCACCCGGCGACATAGCCATCTTTAGTGTATTTGAGATGTTATGGCAATTATTTCTTGAAATTAAccaataaaaagaacaaattaaTCTACAACTATGATATATACACGACGAGACTACATGTCAACTAAGTTGCACTGACTCTTCACTTTTAATGTCACAcccgtgtcggattctccaaaaatacaatACTTTTGGTGAATCTGACACGCACCCGTTGACATTGAAGAGTCCGAGGAACATAGCATGTCAATGCAAATAAACACATGCAAAGGCAGTGCTTCAAAAGCACAAGATGAATCTAATCTAATTTAACAATGTGAGAAACTTACATCAGCACATAAAGGGTGTCTATGTAGAGTCAAAGGTGGATGCATCTTCTTCCCTTGAGTTCAAAACCTATAGAAGTaggaaaaattttcaaataaatatttccCCTTCTCCATGAAGTAAGagaaacataaagaaaaagaaacaatagaaAAGAGAGAAGTATAAGGAAACAAGTTTGCATtttgaaaaaagagagaagaaaaccATTATTGTTACAAATAGAAGTCAGGTACTGGGTTCTTGAGAAATAACGGATAATGGTGAAAATTTCCAGGCATTAATAGTTACACGTACAACAACAAAAGGTAAAAATATCCTTTTTCAAGTTAATTACATCTCTTTTCACCAAAATCCAAATAGCATTGCGATCAGGTAACATAAACTTCTATAACAATGCATAACCATTCAGTAAAAGCATTTCAGATTTCCTTCCCTATTTTCAACTATTCCCTTTTCTGCTGATTTAACAAACCCGTTGCACCATATATTCCATATCCAAAAGATTCTGTAAATGCATTTCATGTTTTCTGTCTTTTACTCTACTTATCTTCATTTTTGCAGCTCATttttaactaaatattaatttctGCATCCAATCAAGGCTTATTTTGCATTGATCAACAATGCAACAAATTATTAAAGCAAACACACGCAAATTGACTAGCCTAATCTATTGAACCTTCTCAAATATCTAAACAAACACGGTGAAAGTTGTATCCCATTAATCATGACAGATAACCATAGTTTTCACTCAACACGTCCATTGATTGAAATGTTTTTCCCTACTATTAATTCCTTGAATAACACATGTATAATTGGTCAGAATTTATTTGACAAAGGAAGATCATAAACTACCTCATTGAGAATTAGCATCATCATAGGGAGATGATCTAATGCTTTGGGTATTGCCAAGGTTGGTTAAAGTCAAGTAATCACTAATCCACAGGCTTTCTAAAGGTAAGTATTGCCCGAAACCTTTAACTTCAGCAGAAGTAGATTGCAATTGTCCAACTGTAGCGACATTAATCCACAAGCTTTCTAAAGGTAAGTATTGCCAGGGTTAATCAAGTACCAAACATTTTTGACACTTATTGCTTCTTCTGACATAgccaaatgaaagaaaaaactcCCTTGACAATTAAGGGAATAACCTCAATAATTTATTACCAGTAAATTCAACTGTAATTCCAGCGAAAATGTCACAGAATAACTTAGCCAAAAAGCCTAGAATTTCATATTCCATTAATGAAGACTGGTGCTTATGACAGTGATCAAGTTCTAGAGACTGAACTTTCATATACTGAACTCAGATAAATCTCTAATAGGTATCGAAAGAAGCAAAGTAAGAATTACCTGATCGGAGAAGACCGGAGGTAGAGGTGGAACGCTGACGCCGGAGAGAATGGGGCTGCAGATAAAATTAGGGATCCGATTCTCGCTTTCCCTTTACCCTTAAATAGTATTTGGGGATATTTgagttcttttttatatatgtgGAATGTTTTAATCCTCTACTTTATTTTCcctaaaaatttataatagtaTACTTTGtgattgaaaattaattaattccgCATGAATATTTTTTGTCACTTACACCATACTAGATGTTGTGTGCCCGTGCTGTCCTATTTCGTTTAGCCATTAGAATTTCTCATGaagattcttcttcaataaAAATCACTTATGAAACAAAGTAACAAATCAAATGAACCATGCATATGAGTTGACATAATGCATCTAGCTAAGAAGCAAACACGGACACTTTACAACATAACTAAGAGCTTGAGACACTGGGGAGTaaaagtataaaattaaatctaaggggtcatttggtgtgaaggataataccaaatagtcatgggattaaattatagtaccacttaatttgttgtttggttggcaagttcgggataacttatcccgggattaataattagtaccggaataagttatccctccccttgggtggtatagtaatcccgggataacttatcttgggataaaataggtaaatgacaaaaatgtctatttcaacccttttgttacatcactttttacattcatgaagggcatttttgtaaacaaataaattgttcttaaaatttattattttgaatacaacaaaccaaacactcaataaaaaataatctcatcATAATTAATCCCAtcataacttgaattcaaaccaaacgacccctaagtgtCTTATAGATTTAACATTTCCAGTTCATTTAATACAAACTTGcttctaaaatatttctttttctagGCAAGCAGCAAGGTGTTTTCACTTGACAGAGAAGCATATCCCTCTTTAAATGGCCTTCTTGGAGCAACACTTCATAGCATAACTCCAAACCATACTTTTTGCAAAAAGGGATTCTAGATTTGCATTTGACAACATTCCGGTTGTACTATCCAAGACCGCCACATTCCAAATGTTCATATTGACTATCAATCTTCTAGAAAAATTTTAACTCAAGATCTTGAGGTCTTAGACCCTTCTTTGTATCAACCAATTTTTCAGCACTTGTGTTTCATGGCCTACTTTCTTCTGCAGTACAATGCCGATAATTGCCTGGAGAACAGTCCATGGCATGGAGAATTTCTTTGATTCTCCATACTTTAAACTCCGATCAAAGAGACAGGAGATGATTAACTGTCCACTCCTCTTGGCCAAATTCCAATTAAACCTAAGCTTATCTGAATAATCAAACCTCAACTATTTTATACAAAACAACAACACTAAAGGACTGCACTGATACCTAACTTAGCACTTGTAAACCTCAATTATATAAAGGAATAAATCATCAGCCAGAAACGTAAGATAAAATGAAGGCTATCCTAAAGTAAAGACATATAAAAGCtacaaacaaataattttaaggCAAATTGGTCAATAAAGTAAACTAAACAGCTAAAGCAAAAGAAAATTATCTACTTATgagtaaatgaaaaaaatatgcaaaataaaCTTATATACTTAGTCGGTCTAAAGCCTCTATTCATACatgaataaaaatgtataatCTTCATAACATGATAgaaaacaaataagtaaaagGTATTGCACCAGTTAGAAACGAAGGAGAAATTTTCACAGGTAATTACTTATATGTAGTTTGAAAATTGATTAGTTTGATCGTAAAATCTAATACATCTGGAAGTTAAAACAAAACAATGGCAACAGATTGAGCACACAGTTATTTTGATCTCTGACATGCttgttgattattgattattatttataattagaGGACGTTGATTGAGCAAACATCAGGAAATATGGGGATCAGTATAGCATTTATGGCAGCAATGAAAGgctacaaaatatttttgaaaatgcCTTCGTACGCGAGCATGGAGAGGAGAGGGAAAATGATAGCATTTAGAGCCGATTTAATCCTCATCGATCCAACCTAAGGAATCAGAGGCACTGTTAAGAAGGCTTATGAACTTTTGGAATCTACACCTAATGCTTTCATGCTTCAACAATTCTACAACCCTGCAAACACTCGGGTAATTTTAAGAAACCTAACTTAATTAATGTATTCTCTGTTTTACTACAGAATTCTCAATTGCTTCATATCGAAAGCAGG belongs to Solanum stenotomum isolate F172 chromosome 1, ASM1918654v1, whole genome shotgun sequence and includes:
- the LOC125867482 gene encoding uncharacterized protein LOC125867482 gives rise to the protein MPYSRFAVDALGVITIILVSILVLAGLSCILYLIYFHTKIRGQGYNQLGYFHGPWIIRIVFILFAIWWGFGEVVRLNLIRGEGRLLNAFGFRWQETVCKCYIVSSLGFAEPCLYLTVVFLLRASLQKSGTLSQKWNGKTVGYILLFCVPVFILQLVLILAGPQLKKNSLKHLPDYFTSPVKQFENDVALCTYPLLSTFCLGLFAIMLTSYLFWLGGRILHLVINRSLQKRVYMLVLSVSAFFPIRVLLLGLTVRTLPEHLPFQALAFVGFVSFFFCIGMGMFMLIVMPMRDCLALKKSSERDIEARRRLSDEQNDTVSLIANQSTLGGSMVSSPGRNSAASTKRGSISFRTTDKDATSGVAFVELSVFSPSQHSTPPGSPQLLGWPMHPPPSQAQGPL
- the LOC125853636 gene encoding COX assembly mitochondrial protein 1 — translated: MHPPLTLHRHPLCADIIEEFQKCHTDHPLGKFLGQCTELKVKLDRCFRQEKAIKRKANFEQSKKLKERLHAYRKETADMQS